One segment of Bacteroides sp. DNA contains the following:
- the typA gene encoding translational GTPase TypA, which produces MTEIRNIAIIAHVDHGKTTLVDRILHQVKLFRDNQETGDLILDSNDLERERGITILAKNCSVRFKDTKINIIDTPGHADFGGEVERVLNMADGVLLIVDAFEGPMPQTRFVLEKAILLEKKPIVVINKVDKPNCDPGLVQEKVFDLMFSLNATEDQLNFPTVYGSAKGGWMSDDWKNPTTDILYLLDVILEHIPPALRAEGTPQMQITSLDYSSYVGRIAVGKLTRGTLEQNQQVSLVKRDGSIQKSRIKELYVFEGLGKERIKVPIHAGEICAVLGVEDFEIGDTIADYENPEAIKAIAIDEPTMSMLFTINTSPFYGRDGKFVTSRHLRDRLFKETEKNLALRVEESGSPDAYVVYGRGILHLSILIETMRREGYELQVGQPQVIIKEIDGKKHEPIEYLTVHVPDAFTGKVIELVSQRKGGLVNMEQKNDRTELEFEIPSRGLIGLRNNMLTLTEGEAIMAHRLKGYEPYKGEFGVKHNGALIAMETGQAIAYSIDKLQDRGKFFIDPGDEIYAGQIVGENSRQDDLVINLIKTKKLTNVRASGSDDKASITPATKFSMEEALEYIREDEYVEFTPKHIRMRKIILDEHERKRQKKSS; this is translated from the coding sequence ATGACCGAAATCCGCAACATTGCCATCATCGCCCATGTCGACCACGGGAAGACCACCCTCGTCGACCGTATCCTGCACCAGGTAAAGCTTTTCCGCGACAACCAGGAAACGGGCGACCTCATTCTCGACAGCAACGACCTGGAGCGTGAGCGTGGCATCACCATCCTGGCCAAGAACTGCTCCGTCCGCTTTAAGGACACCAAGATCAACATCATCGACACCCCTGGTCACGCCGACTTTGGCGGCGAGGTGGAACGCGTGCTCAATATGGCTGACGGCGTGTTGCTCATCGTGGATGCCTTTGAAGGCCCGATGCCACAGACCCGCTTCGTGCTCGAGAAGGCCATCCTGCTGGAGAAAAAGCCTATCGTGGTCATAAATAAGGTCGACAAGCCCAACTGCGATCCCGGTTTGGTGCAGGAGAAGGTGTTCGACCTGATGTTCAGCCTCAATGCCACCGAGGACCAGCTGAACTTCCCCACAGTTTACGGTTCTGCCAAAGGCGGGTGGATGTCGGATGACTGGAAAAACCCAACCACCGATATCTTATACCTGCTCGACGTGATCCTAGAGCACATCCCCCCGGCCCTGCGCGCCGAAGGCACCCCCCAGATGCAGATCACCTCGCTCGATTACAGCTCTTACGTGGGGCGCATTGCAGTGGGCAAACTGACCCGCGGAACCCTCGAGCAAAACCAGCAGGTGTCGCTGGTAAAACGCGATGGCAGCATCCAGAAGTCACGCATCAAGGAATTGTATGTCTTTGAAGGCCTGGGCAAGGAAAGAATCAAGGTCCCGATCCACGCGGGCGAGATCTGCGCCGTGCTAGGCGTGGAGGACTTCGAGATCGGCGACACCATTGCCGATTACGAGAACCCCGAAGCCATCAAAGCCATTGCTATCGACGAGCCTACGATGAGCATGCTGTTTACCATCAACACCTCCCCCTTCTATGGTCGCGACGGCAAGTTCGTCACCAGCCGCCATCTGCGCGACCGCCTGTTTAAAGAAACCGAGAAAAACCTGGCCCTGCGCGTCGAGGAGTCGGGCAGCCCCGACGCTTATGTCGTTTACGGGCGCGGCATCCTTCACCTCTCCATCCTGATCGAGACGATGCGCCGCGAAGGCTACGAGCTGCAGGTAGGCCAGCCCCAGGTGATCATCAAGGAGATCGATGGGAAAAAGCATGAGCCCATTGAATATCTCACCGTCCACGTGCCCGATGCCTTTACCGGCAAGGTCATCGAACTGGTTTCGCAGCGCAAGGGTGGGTTGGTCAATATGGAACAGAAAAACGACCGCACCGAGCTGGAGTTTGAGATCCCCTCGCGCGGGCTGATCGGCTTGCGCAACAATATGCTCACCCTGACCGAGGGTGAAGCCATCATGGCACACCGCCTCAAGGGCTACGAGCCTTATAAAGGTGAGTTTGGCGTAAAGCACAATGGGGCCCTCATCGCCATGGAGACCGGACAGGCCATCGCCTATTCCATCGACAAGCTACAGGACCGCGGAAAGTTTTTTATTGACCCGGGCGATGAGATCTATGCCGGTCAGATTGTGGGCGAAAACTCCCGTCAGGACGACCTGGTGATTAACCTCATCAAGACCAAAAAGCTAACCAACGTCAGGGCCTCGGGTTCGGACGACAAGGCCAGCATCACCCCTGCCACCAAGTTCTCGATGGAAGAAGCCCTCGAGTACATCCGCGAAGACGAATACGTGGAGTTCACCCCCAAGCACATCAGGATGCGCAAGATCATCCTGGACGAACACGAACGCAAGCGCCAGAAGAAAAGCTCGTAA
- a CDS encoding DUF4199 domain-containing protein has protein sequence MMENNEPIARQGMTKTALTYGLLVGVLMLVIHLVFYFAGSIASTYMAYIYYAVMLGGIILATKAWRDEVMGGFISYGQALGFGTLTIFFASVLVGAYFFIFYKFVDPGALNDLLVAAEQKMIEKNPAITDDELDLALGISQRFMKPGFMAISSILNYTFLGFIMSLITSIFMKRNNPEEL, from the coding sequence ATGATGGAAAATAATGAACCAATTGCCCGTCAGGGGATGACGAAAACCGCCCTCACCTATGGACTGCTGGTTGGCGTGCTGATGCTTGTCATCCACCTGGTTTTCTATTTTGCCGGCTCCATTGCCAGCACATATATGGCCTATATTTATTATGCAGTGATGCTTGGGGGCATCATCCTGGCCACCAAGGCCTGGCGCGATGAGGTGATGGGAGGTTTTATCAGCTATGGGCAAGCCCTGGGATTTGGCACCCTGACCATCTTTTTCGCCTCAGTGCTGGTGGGCGCTTACTTCTTCATCTTTTATAAATTCGTCGATCCGGGTGCCTTAAACGACCTTTTGGTTGCCGCTGAACAAAAGATGATCGAGAAAAACCCCGCCATTACTGACGACGAACTCGACCTGGCCCTGGGCATTTCTCAACGATTTATGAAGCCAGGCTTTATGGCCATCTCCTCCATCCTGAACTACACCTTCCTGGGCTTCATCATGTCGCTAATCACCTCCATATTCATGAAGAGAAATAACCCCGAAGAGCTTTAA
- the fsa gene encoding fructose-6-phosphate aldolase, which translates to MKFFIDTANLDQIREANDLGILDGVTTNPSLMAKEGIKGQENILKHYLDICNIVEGDVSAEVLATDFEGIVREGEALAALHPQIVVKVPMIKEGIKAIKYFSNKGIKTNCTLVFSPGQAILAAKAGATYVSPFLGRLDDISTDSLTLIHQIVNIYSIHGFETQVLAASIRHAMHIVACAEAGADVVTCPLAPILSLLNHPLTDVGLAKFLEDAKKWQ; encoded by the coding sequence ATGAAATTCTTTATTGACACCGCAAATCTGGACCAGATTCGTGAGGCCAACGATCTGGGCATCCTCGATGGCGTGACCACCAACCCTTCGCTGATGGCCAAAGAAGGCATCAAGGGGCAGGAGAACATCCTGAAACATTATTTGGATATCTGCAATATTGTGGAAGGTGATGTCAGCGCTGAGGTGCTGGCCACCGACTTCGAAGGGATCGTGCGCGAAGGGGAAGCCCTGGCCGCCCTGCATCCCCAGATCGTGGTGAAGGTGCCGATGATCAAGGAAGGCATCAAGGCAATTAAGTATTTCTCCAATAAAGGCATCAAAACCAACTGTACCCTGGTGTTCTCGCCCGGGCAGGCCATCCTGGCAGCCAAAGCCGGCGCCACCTATGTCTCTCCATTCCTGGGCCGCCTCGACGACATCTCAACCGACAGCCTGACACTGATCCACCAGATCGTGAACATTTACAGCATCCACGGCTTTGAGACCCAAGTGCTGGCCGCCAGCATCCGCCATGCCATGCATATCGTGGCCTGTGCAGAAGCCGGCGCCGACGTGGTCACCTGTCCCCTAGCACCCATCCTCAGCCTGCTCAACCACCCTCTTACCGACGTGGGACTGGCGAAGTTCCTTGAAGATGCGAAGAAGTGGCAGTAG
- a CDS encoding GNAT family N-acetyltransferase, which produces MKKLLYSEEEYAVYREPGVTPEAVELLRQTEIGSQGAVYAHLDTEEHIRYLSNPTLFSLQKDQKLLGMAVFCNATVLLRQIPINCYYIRYFSASSEIRGKGLMKKFGERAMSLVREQETGKTIFYASIEKKNLSSFKVVSNAGYRTIREVDTIGFSRFFLKKEPRIKKADTPEIQAKVLTLLKTNYKNHSLVQFEKIFFNNDYYYLEEKGEILAGCQIHRIHWRVNRMPGLSGKIILKGVPHLPLIRRVFNPKKFDFLALEGIYFTPGGEKHFHALLKGLLYQEGLNTALFWLDTQCPIFRQLKKYGHWGFIHSFTKNAGTHLMASWKNLSPEEIKILEESPVYVSAFDFT; this is translated from the coding sequence ATGAAAAAATTGCTTTATTCCGAAGAAGAATATGCCGTTTACCGCGAACCCGGCGTCACCCCTGAAGCTGTTGAACTCCTCCGCCAAACCGAGATCGGTAGCCAGGGCGCCGTGTATGCCCATCTCGACACCGAAGAACACATCAGGTATTTATCCAACCCCACCCTGTTCTCCCTCCAGAAAGACCAGAAACTACTGGGAATGGCCGTGTTTTGCAATGCAACCGTCCTGCTCAGGCAAATACCCATTAACTGCTATTATATCCGTTATTTCAGCGCTTCAAGTGAGATCCGTGGGAAAGGCCTGATGAAGAAATTCGGCGAAAGGGCCATGAGTCTCGTCCGCGAACAGGAGACAGGAAAGACCATTTTCTATGCCTCTATCGAGAAAAAAAACCTTAGCTCATTTAAGGTGGTGAGTAATGCCGGCTACCGCACCATCCGTGAAGTCGACACCATAGGATTCAGCCGATTTTTCCTAAAAAAAGAACCCCGCATCAAGAAAGCAGACACCCCTGAAATCCAGGCAAAAGTCCTCACCCTGTTGAAAACTAATTACAAAAATCATTCCCTGGTGCAGTTCGAAAAGATCTTTTTCAACAACGACTATTATTATCTTGAAGAGAAAGGTGAGATCCTGGCAGGCTGCCAGATCCACCGGATCCACTGGCGGGTCAATCGCATGCCCGGGCTGTCAGGAAAGATCATCCTAAAGGGGGTGCCTCACCTTCCCCTGATCCGCAGGGTGTTCAACCCCAAAAAGTTCGATTTCCTGGCACTGGAAGGCATTTATTTCACACCCGGGGGCGAGAAGCACTTCCACGCGCTCCTGAAGGGGCTACTTTACCAGGAAGGCTTAAACACAGCCCTATTCTGGCTCGATACCCAGTGCCCCATTTTCCGACAGCTTAAAAAATACGGCCATTGGGGCTTTATCCATTCCTTCACCAAAAATGCCGGCACCCATCTGATGGCTTCATGGAAAAACCTTAGCCCCGAAGAAATAAAAATACTGGAAGAAAGCCCGGTATATGTGAGCGCGTTTGATTTTACGTGA
- a CDS encoding NfeD family protein, with protein MKTFRIVFAGILLVLIGFQVAAQRVDRVGEMLANDPGKTFKIYKYDVKEDIARPAVYKTQKAFEEADSLGADLVLIHMNTYGGAVDAADSIRTRILQSKIPVIVFIDNNAASAGALISIACDQIYMRTGANMGAATVVDATGQVVPDKFQSYMRSTMRSTAEAKGRDPEIAQAMVDPSFEIPGLVDEGKVLTFTASEAIEWGYCEGIAENVDEVMQVAGIENYEFIEQQFTWIEKLIGFLISPVVSGLLIMLIIGGIYFELQTPGIGFPILAAAVAALLYFAPLYIEGLASHWEIAFFIIGVVLIAVELFAIPGFGVTGVLGLILVLTGLAMAMVGNDGWDFTGVPAREVLVAFLIVIIALFFSLTASFYLGQKLFTPGKRFKGFALNTIQETESGYTSASAQMKSLLGKTGTAFTVLRPSGKVEVEDDIYDATALTGYIEKGEAIKVVKYETSQVFVVKV; from the coding sequence ATGAAAACATTCCGTATTGTTTTTGCCGGCATATTGCTGGTTTTGATTGGCTTCCAGGTTGCGGCGCAACGCGTGGACCGGGTGGGTGAAATGCTCGCGAATGATCCTGGGAAGACTTTTAAAATATATAAATACGACGTCAAGGAGGACATTGCCCGTCCGGCTGTTTACAAGACGCAAAAGGCCTTTGAGGAAGCTGACAGCCTTGGCGCTGACCTGGTGCTGATTCATATGAATACTTATGGAGGTGCAGTGGATGCCGCGGATTCCATCCGCACCCGTATTCTGCAGTCGAAAATCCCGGTAATTGTTTTCATCGACAACAATGCTGCTTCTGCGGGGGCCTTGATATCCATAGCCTGCGACCAGATTTACATGCGCACGGGCGCCAATATGGGTGCAGCCACGGTGGTAGATGCCACAGGACAGGTGGTGCCGGATAAGTTCCAGTCGTATATGCGTTCTACCATGCGCTCCACGGCAGAAGCAAAAGGACGCGATCCTGAGATTGCACAGGCGATGGTAGATCCCAGCTTTGAGATCCCCGGGCTGGTGGATGAAGGGAAGGTGCTGACCTTTACCGCTTCGGAAGCCATTGAATGGGGTTATTGCGAAGGCATTGCCGAAAACGTGGATGAAGTGATGCAGGTGGCTGGAATTGAAAACTATGAATTCATTGAACAGCAGTTTACCTGGATTGAAAAATTGATCGGTTTTTTGATCAGTCCGGTGGTCAGCGGCCTGCTGATCATGCTGATCATTGGCGGTATTTATTTTGAATTGCAAACGCCCGGAATTGGATTTCCCATCCTGGCGGCAGCGGTTGCTGCCTTATTGTATTTTGCACCTTTATACATTGAAGGCCTTGCCTCGCATTGGGAGATTGCTTTCTTCATTATTGGCGTCGTCCTGATTGCGGTTGAGTTGTTTGCGATACCTGGTTTCGGAGTGACCGGTGTGCTTGGGTTGATTCTTGTGCTGACCGGCCTGGCCATGGCCATGGTGGGTAATGACGGATGGGATTTTACCGGTGTACCTGCAAGGGAAGTACTGGTGGCATTTTTGATCGTCATCATTGCGCTATTCTTTTCTCTGACAGCCTCCTTTTATCTTGGGCAGAAGTTATTTACTCCCGGCAAGCGCTTCAAGGGCTTTGCACTGAATACGATACAGGAAACCGAGTCAGGCTATACCTCGGCCAGCGCCCAGATGAAAAGCTTGCTTGGCAAAACCGGAACGGCATTTACCGTTCTGCGTCCCAGCGGAAAGGTCGAGGTGGAGGATGACATCTACGATGCCACCGCCCTGACGGGTTATATTGAAAAAGGAGAAGCCATTAAGGTGGTGAAATATGAGACATCGCAGGTATTTGTGGTTAAAGTTTGA
- a CDS encoding macro domain-containing protein → MDRYVFGDVTLELIEGDITKQPVMEAIANAANAMLRVGGGVDGAIHRAAGPGLEKEAHPLGPLKPGEAVITSGHHLPNKYVIHCLGPVYDRDIPHDLLLANCYKNAMRICEERGIQSIAFPAISTGVFGYPVEEAAPVALKAIMDTMPSLKSLHTIRMVLFSKFAHEVFGNALEKLI, encoded by the coding sequence ATGGACCGATATGTTTTTGGAGACGTTACGCTTGAATTGATTGAAGGGGACATTACGAAGCAGCCTGTTATGGAAGCCATTGCCAATGCTGCCAATGCCATGCTCAGGGTTGGTGGTGGTGTTGATGGGGCCATTCACCGGGCGGCAGGACCCGGTCTTGAGAAGGAAGCCCATCCGCTGGGGCCCCTGAAGCCCGGGGAGGCAGTGATTACCAGCGGGCATCATTTGCCCAATAAATATGTCATTCATTGCCTTGGACCGGTTTATGACCGGGATATTCCTCACGATCTTTTGCTGGCAAACTGTTATAAAAATGCTATGCGGATTTGTGAAGAGCGGGGTATTCAAAGCATTGCTTTCCCTGCCATTTCGACAGGGGTTTTTGGATATCCGGTGGAGGAAGCTGCCCCTGTGGCCCTAAAAGCCATCATGGATACCATGCCCTCGCTGAAAAGCCTTCATACCATACGAATGGTGCTATTCAGTAAATTTGCCCACGAGGTCTTTGGCAATGCCCTGGAAAAACTCATCTGA
- a CDS encoding nicotinate phosphoribosyltransferase, giving the protein MFESSKISPLYTDLYQLTMGQAYFSNDKHEVTACFDYFFRKVPYKGGYVVFAGLEELLEMIEGLRFQKIDLAYLKKQGFKDDFLDYLAAFQFKGNITGMREGEIVFPFEPILRVEGGLLEAQLVETLLLNILNFQSLIATKASRIRHSAGNRLLSDFGLRRAQSFGALHASKASIVGGFDSTSNVLAAERYGIPPSGTMAHSFIETFDSEIEAFRHYAEAFPDQCVLLVDTYNTLKSGLPNAIRVAHEMEARGKRLSAIRLDSGDLAYFARKSRKMLDESGLDYVKIVVSNQLDEHVIKSLLDQEAPIDIFGVGTNMVIGSPDGAIDGVYKLAASGGKARLKISDNVQKTTLPGRKKVLRYLDPEGKFYADCVALVEEEQPGRMIHPFEKEKSLVLEGHDFEEVFFPLMQDGKAVHQSHSVFELRERVYMRLERLPAEHQRFDFPHIYKVGISERLSELRSQIIQQHQGLL; this is encoded by the coding sequence ATGTTTGAGTCTTCTAAAATCTCCCCGCTTTATACTGATTTGTACCAGCTTACAATGGGGCAGGCCTATTTCAGCAATGACAAGCACGAGGTGACGGCCTGTTTTGACTATTTTTTCAGGAAGGTCCCCTATAAAGGAGGTTATGTGGTGTTTGCCGGCCTGGAGGAATTGCTTGAAATGATTGAAGGGCTGCGGTTTCAGAAAATTGACCTCGCCTATTTAAAGAAACAGGGTTTTAAAGATGATTTTCTGGATTACCTGGCTGCATTTCAGTTTAAAGGAAATATCACGGGAATGCGCGAAGGGGAAATTGTTTTTCCCTTTGAACCCATTCTGCGGGTAGAAGGGGGCTTGCTCGAGGCCCAACTGGTGGAGACCCTGTTGCTCAATATCCTGAACTTCCAGTCGCTGATTGCCACCAAGGCAAGCAGGATCAGGCACTCGGCAGGAAACCGTCTGCTGAGCGATTTTGGGCTCAGGCGGGCACAATCCTTTGGGGCCTTGCACGCCAGCAAGGCCTCCATAGTTGGTGGTTTCGACAGCACCTCCAATGTGCTTGCCGCTGAAAGATACGGGATTCCTCCTTCGGGGACGATGGCTCATTCGTTTATTGAAACTTTTGACAGTGAGATTGAAGCGTTCCGGCATTATGCTGAAGCTTTTCCCGATCAATGCGTCCTGCTTGTGGATACTTACAATACCCTGAAAAGCGGGTTGCCCAATGCCATCCGGGTGGCTCACGAAATGGAAGCCCGGGGGAAGCGCTTGAGTGCCATTCGTCTGGACAGCGGTGACCTGGCCTATTTTGCCAGGAAATCAAGAAAGATGCTGGATGAAAGCGGGCTGGATTATGTGAAAATTGTGGTGTCGAATCAGCTTGATGAGCACGTGATTAAAAGCTTGCTTGATCAGGAGGCGCCCATTGACATCTTCGGGGTGGGTACCAATATGGTGATTGGCAGTCCTGACGGGGCCATTGACGGGGTTTATAAACTTGCGGCCTCTGGGGGAAAAGCCCGCCTTAAAATCTCAGATAATGTGCAAAAAACCACATTGCCGGGCAGAAAGAAGGTGCTGCGTTACCTGGACCCGGAAGGAAAATTTTACGCCGACTGCGTAGCTTTGGTGGAAGAAGAACAGCCGGGAAGAATGATACATCCCTTTGAAAAGGAAAAATCGCTTGTGCTGGAAGGGCATGATTTTGAAGAAGTGTTTTTTCCGTTGATGCAGGATGGGAAAGCAGTTCATCAATCACATAGCGTTTTTGAATTGCGTGAAAGGGTTTATATGCGATTGGAGAGACTTCCGGCCGAACACCAGCGTTTCGACTTTCCCCATATTTACAAGGTTGGTATCTCGGAAAGGCTCTCAGAACTTCGCTCGCAAATCATCCAGCAACACCAGGGCCTTTTGTAA